From Saimiri boliviensis isolate mSaiBol1 chromosome 20, mSaiBol1.pri, whole genome shotgun sequence:
TACCATTTGCTAAGCTCTCAAAGATATCTTTACTGGTTACATGATGCAAGTTCTTACTAAAAGTAGCAGTAATAGTAGATtctaattctagaattttagctgtAAGATTTCCCCGGCCTATGAGTGTATGTTTGACTTTTTCCCAATCGGAATTATTATAAGGTACTGGTGTGATACAAATATGAGTGGAATTCCAGTCACATTTTAGGGCAACCCAGGTGGATAATACAGAAAGCTGATCCCAAAGCCATTGAACAGCCTGTTGTAAATTTTGAACATCAATAGCTAATTGAGCATCCAAATCACGTTGTTGTTGCCAAAGAAGCTGAGAGTCCTTGTGCCATTCTCTTATGAAATCAGCAGTTTGAATGCTTTGTTGTAAGGCAACACCAGCTACAGCAGCCGTAGCGGTGACTGCAGCAAGTCCCAAAATTGTTGCAAGGAGCACTCCCACGAAGCGACGGGATCTTTTTAACAGAGTGTCCAAAGCATGGAAGAGATATGAGACACCAGCAGATTCACTCCATGGTCTAGTGAGATTAACAGGCAGCCAAACATCCGGTCGGGCCCGTGTCAGCAACAAAGACTGACTAGACCAATGAAAGTCTCTCCACCGAGTTTGATTCACACATTGCAATAGAGAGTAATTTTCACAGAATATCTCCCCAGAGGTGTCATTCCAACTCCAATTTCCTGAGACCATTAGGTAAGGAAAGGGGACACAAGCTTGTCCGTGAAAGGTCGAGTTCACTTTTAAAGGCACCTGGAAAGGGCCTGATAAATCACTAACATTGAGAGACATATTTCCGACAGAGAAAAATATGGGATCAGCTACAGCAAGGAGTTTCCAAAGATGACCTTGGGGTTGACTAACCGCGGAGATGCGGCATAGGGGGTGTTAAGGCTTTATCCTGCCAAACAACGGTTTCATTTCCACTAAAGACTCACGTATTATTTGTCCTCTTCCAATAAAAGGTGTGTTGAGAATATTTTTCC
This genomic window contains:
- the LOC141582422 gene encoding endogenous retrovirus group K member 7 Env polyprotein-like, with translation MSLNVSDLSGPFQVPLKVNSTFHGQACVPFPYLMVSGNWSWNDTSGEIFCENYSLLQCVNQTRWRDFHWSSQSLLLTRARPDVWLPVNLTRPWSESAGVSYLFHALDTLLKRSRRFVGVLLATILGLAAVTATAAVAGVALQQSIQTADFIREWHKDSQLLWQQQRDLDAQLAIDVQNLQQAVQWLWDQLSVLSTWVALKCDWNSTHICITPVPYNNSDWEKVKHTLIGRGNLTAKILELESTITATFSKNLHHVTSKDIFESLANGISQLNPLGHAQNIVSTMLPNSTVLIIIIIVAFLVFRRWSRTLALDDVQKALQYVPSQNK